From Pan paniscus chromosome 9, NHGRI_mPanPan1-v2.0_pri, whole genome shotgun sequence, the proteins below share one genomic window:
- the LOC100978336 gene encoding large ribosomal subunit protein uL10-like, whose translation MPREDRMTWKPNYFLKIIQLLDDYLKCFIVGADNVSSKQMQQIRMSLCRKAVVLMGKNAMTRKAIRGHPENSPALEKLLPRIRGNVGFVFTKEDLTEIRDLLLANKVPAATRAGAITPCGVTVPAQNTGLDPEKTFFFQALGIITKISRGAIEILSDAQLIKTGDKVGASEATLLTMLNISPFSSGLVIQQVFDNGSIYNPEVLDITEETLYSRFLEGVRNVASVCPQIHYPTVASVPHSIIDGYKRVLALSVETDDTFLLAEKVKAFLADPSAFVAAAPVAAATTAAPAAAAAAPAKDEAKEESEGGVRRGYGIGSL comes from the coding sequence ATGCCCAGGGAAGACAGGATGACCTGGAAACCCAACTACTTCCTTAAGATCATCCAGCTATTGGATGATTATCTGAAATGTTTCATCGTGGGAGCAGACAATGTGAGCTCCAAGCAGATGCAGCAGATCCGCATGTCCCTCTGCAGGAAGGCCGTGGTGCTGATGGGCAAGAACGCCATGACGCGCAAGGCCATCCGAGGGCACCCGGAAAACAGCCCAGCTCTGGAGAAACTGCTGCCTCGCATCCGGGGGAATGTGGGCTTTGTGTTCACCAAGGAGGACCTCACTGAGATCAGGGACCTGCTGCTGGCCAATAAGGTGCCAGCTGCCACCCGTGCTGGTGCCATTACCCCATGTGGAGTCACTGTGCCAGCCCAGAATACTGGTCTGGACCCTGAGAAGACCTTCTTTTTCCAGGCTTTAGGTATCATCACTAAAATCTCCAGGGGCGCCATTGAAATCCTGAGTGATGCGCAGCTGATCAAGACGGGAGACAAAGTGGGAGCCAGTGAAGCCACGCTGCTGACCATGCTCAAcatctcccccttctcctctggGCTGGTCATCCAGCAGGTGTTTGACAACGGCAGCATCTACAACCCTGAAGTGCTTGACATCACAGAGGAAACTCTGTATTCTCGCTTCCTGGAGGGTGTCCGCAATGTTGCCAGTGTCTGTCCGCAGATCCACTACCCAACTGTTGCATCAGTGCCCCATTCTATCATCGACGGGTACAAACGAGTCCTGGCCTTGTCTGTGGAGACTGATGACACCTTCCTGCTTGCTGAAAAGGTCAAGGCCTTCTTGGCTGATCCATCTGCCTTTGTGGCTGCAGCCCCTGTGGCCGCTGCCACCAcagctgctcctgctgctgctgctgcagccccAGCTAAGGATGAAGCCAAGGAAGAGTCGGAGGGAGGAGTCAGACGAGGATATGGGATTGGGTCTCTTTGA